One Tolypothrix bouteillei VB521301 DNA window includes the following coding sequences:
- a CDS encoding UDP-glucose dehydrogenase family protein: MRVCVIGTGYVGLVTGACLAHIGHHVICVDNNEEKVKLMKAGQAPIFEPGLSEIMQSAIQSGNIEFTTDMSAGVTHGEILFIAVGTPPLPTGESDTRYVEAVARGIGAHLNGGYKVIVNKSTVPIGSGDWVRMIVLDGIAERQKVLVAAGGTGSSQAVVEKLPLFDVVSNPEFLREGSAVYDTFNPDRIVLGSNSPKAIAMMKELYAPIVERKFATDPSLPSVPVVVTDLSSAEMIKYAANAFLATKISFINEVANICDRVGADVTQVAKGIGLDSRIGHKFLQAGIGWGGSCFPKDVSALIHTADDYGYEAHLLKAAVSINQRQRSIAIEKLQQVLKILKGKTVGLLGLTFKPDTDDMRDAPALNLIENLNRLGTKVKAYDPIVSQSGLRDGLSGVLVETDPERLADGCDALVLVTDWQQFRHLDYRKMATLMNSPVMIDGRNFLNPQELQLAGFYYVGIGR, encoded by the coding sequence ACAGGTGCTTGCTTGGCACATATTGGTCATCATGTCATCTGTGTAGATAACAACGAAGAAAAAGTTAAATTAATGAAGGCTGGTCAAGCACCAATTTTCGAGCCCGGTCTATCGGAAATTATGCAATCAGCCATTCAGTCTGGAAACATTGAATTCACTACGGATATGAGTGCAGGAGTCACTCATGGTGAAATTCTGTTTATTGCGGTAGGGACACCTCCTTTACCTACAGGCGAAAGCGATACTCGTTATGTAGAAGCTGTTGCTCGAGGAATTGGGGCGCATTTGAACGGAGGCTATAAAGTCATCGTCAATAAATCTACAGTACCCATTGGCTCTGGTGACTGGGTGCGGATGATTGTACTTGATGGCATTGCAGAACGTCAAAAGGTACTGGTTGCAGCAGGTGGTACTGGTAGTAGTCAGGCGGTTGTGGAGAAGCTACCCTTGTTTGACGTAGTTAGCAATCCAGAGTTTTTGCGCGAAGGGTCAGCCGTGTATGATACCTTTAATCCCGATCGAATTGTATTGGGTAGCAATAGCCCGAAAGCGATCGCCATGATGAAGGAACTGTACGCCCCCATTGTGGAACGAAAGTTTGCGACTGACCCATCTTTACCATCAGTACCTGTCGTTGTGACTGACCTCAGTTCTGCTGAGATGATCAAATACGCTGCTAATGCATTTTTGGCAACTAAGATTAGCTTTATTAATGAAGTTGCTAATATTTGCGATCGCGTTGGGGCTGATGTCACCCAAGTTGCTAAAGGAATTGGTTTAGACTCCCGTATCGGTCACAAATTTTTGCAAGCTGGTATCGGTTGGGGTGGTTCCTGTTTCCCCAAAGATGTCTCTGCTCTCATTCACACTGCTGATGACTATGGCTACGAGGCTCATCTGCTGAAAGCTGCGGTAAGTATCAACCAACGTCAGCGCTCGATCGCCATCGAAAAACTTCAGCAGGTTCTAAAAATCCTTAAAGGCAAAACAGTAGGACTGCTCGGTTTGACCTTTAAGCCCGATACAGATGATATGCGCGATGCTCCAGCATTAAACTTGATAGAAAATCTCAACAGATTGGGCACTAAAGTTAAGGCATACGACCCTATTGTTTCACAAAGCGGTTTGCGTGATGGTTTATCAGGCGTTCTAGTAGAAACCGATCCAGAACGTTTGGCTGATGGTTGCGATGCATTGGTACTGGTCACAGACTGGCAACAATTCCGCCATTTGGACTATCGGAAGATGGCAACTTTAATGAACAGCCCTGTTATGATTGATGGTCGTAACTTCCTCAATCCTCAAGAATTACAACTCGCTGGATTCTATTATGTAGGAATTGGGCGATAA
- a CDS encoding GAF domain-containing sensor histidine kinase produces the protein MASTLPYNELQRLAALRQYQILDTAREVAFDDLTRLAAQICNTPIALITLVDEYRQWFKAKIGLDVDSTLRKVSFCTHAILQPNDILIVPDTWLDSRFATNPLVTSAPHIRFYAGAPLITPEGYALGTLCVIDRVPRELSLEQVEALRALSHQVIAQLELRRNTDILTRISTLNRQQIEDLICAFSHDLRTPLLGTRSILRSMLGGAFGPISDLLRDVLEDYCQTNEDLLKLVEALIDISRYKTNVAQNLNWEILNWEKIFVGAIAESHIIAKQKCEITYNISPSLPIVCGDEIEIQRVVENLLDNAIKVSFADKQVILDIVPLGVNEVKISVRDKGQGMTPQERERVFHRLTQGRGRLSRSGPALYLCRQIVEAHRGNIGVESNLDGGSTFWFTLPVTEERSRLEGRNSFI, from the coding sequence ATGGCATCTACACTCCCTTACAATGAATTGCAGAGACTCGCAGCCCTCCGTCAATACCAGATTTTGGACACTGCCCGTGAAGTTGCTTTCGATGACCTCACCCGTTTAGCAGCACAAATTTGTAACACTCCCATAGCTTTAATCACCTTGGTTGATGAGTATCGGCAGTGGTTCAAAGCTAAAATAGGATTGGATGTTGATTCAACCTTAAGGAAGGTGTCATTCTGTACCCACGCAATTTTGCAGCCAAATGACATTTTGATTGTTCCAGATACGTGGCTTGACAGTCGGTTCGCCACCAATCCTTTGGTCACGTCTGCGCCTCACATTCGGTTTTATGCTGGTGCTCCTCTGATTACACCAGAAGGATATGCACTGGGAACACTTTGTGTCATCGATCGGGTTCCACGAGAGTTAAGTTTGGAACAAGTAGAAGCATTACGTGCCTTGAGCCATCAAGTTATAGCGCAATTGGAGTTAAGGCGCAATACAGACATTTTAACACGTATATCTACCTTGAATCGGCAGCAGATTGAAGATCTCATCTGTGCCTTTTCTCACGATTTGCGTACTCCTTTACTGGGCACTCGCAGTATTTTGCGTTCTATGCTAGGTGGAGCTTTTGGTCCCATAAGTGACCTTTTGCGAGATGTGCTTGAAGATTATTGTCAAACCAATGAAGACCTTCTCAAGCTTGTAGAAGCTCTTATAGATATTTCTCGCTATAAAACCAATGTTGCTCAAAACCTTAATTGGGAAATCCTTAACTGGGAAAAAATCTTTGTTGGAGCGATTGCAGAAAGCCATATCATTGCCAAGCAGAAATGCGAGATAACTTACAATATCTCTCCTTCATTACCAATAGTTTGTGGTGATGAGATAGAAATTCAGAGAGTGGTAGAAAATTTACTTGATAATGCTATTAAAGTAAGCTTTGCAGATAAACAGGTTATCCTTGACATAGTACCACTTGGAGTGAACGAAGTCAAAATATCAGTACGCGACAAGGGACAGGGAATGACGCCCCAAGAACGAGAAAGGGTTTTCCATCGCCTAACTCAAGGACGAGGGCGGCTCAGCAGATCTGGTCCTGCGCTTTACTTGTGTCGCCAAATTGTAGAGGCTCATAGAGGTAACATTGGCGTCGAAAGCAATCTTGATGGCGGTAGCACTTTCTGGTTTACTCTGCCTGTCACTGAAGAAAGATCGAGATTGGAAGGACGAAACAGCTTTATATAA
- a CDS encoding ATP-binding protein: MSSTLKNHLFTPLYASFIVLFLLIVGQQSLLMWTENLTQEAVSWVTNSLVVEREGERLLNAVLDEEKAALEIDINEEITFHRSFSHLYDLVKDNPDQLQQLNHIKYLYERWKSPLAKRVFSLSTIDYPSSKESLFQLLHTEILIFIDREDNLLHQRKYQLQQLYHVNSSVNIILLITLLVGAVLNFLFLHQRVKVPLRELTQIGKVWQKGQMEPLVGYSSSDEIGQLAGVLNEVASETRQRQQHIETRNQQLEDLICALSHDIRTPLLATRNTIQSMLKGAFGSINCTWREIFEEYYQSNEDLLKLVETILDVSRYETARGAYLNHDPLDWKRVFAKVMAQVKATSKREFALTHKIAPSLPTVYGDEVEIRRVLQNLLDNAIRVSNPNKEIVLEVASLGQNRVLISVSDPGPGIAPQEQERLFHRFTQGRGRCGKAGLGLYLCRQIVEAHGGNIGVKSTLGVGSTFWFTLPVSIARDECQERKLTHLQT, translated from the coding sequence GTGTCATCTACTTTGAAAAATCATTTATTTACGCCCCTTTATGCTAGTTTTATCGTACTATTTCTACTTATAGTAGGACAACAAAGCTTGCTAATGTGGACGGAAAACCTCACTCAAGAAGCAGTCAGTTGGGTGACCAATAGTCTTGTAGTAGAGAGAGAAGGAGAACGCCTTCTAAATGCTGTTCTAGATGAAGAAAAAGCTGCTCTGGAGATTGACATTAACGAAGAAATTACTTTTCACAGGAGCTTTAGCCACTTATACGATCTGGTCAAAGACAATCCCGATCAACTTCAGCAACTGAATCACATCAAATATCTCTATGAGCGATGGAAAAGCCCTTTAGCTAAAAGGGTGTTTTCTCTTTCGACCATTGATTATCCATCTAGCAAAGAGAGTTTATTTCAATTGTTGCATACTGAAATCTTAATTTTTATCGATCGCGAGGATAATCTTTTACACCAACGCAAGTATCAGTTGCAACAACTCTATCATGTAAACAGCTCTGTAAATATCATCCTTTTAATAACGCTGTTGGTAGGAGCAGTTTTGAACTTCCTGTTTTTACATCAACGCGTTAAAGTACCCTTGCGTGAGTTAACTCAAATAGGCAAAGTGTGGCAGAAAGGTCAGATGGAACCTTTAGTGGGTTATTCATCCTCTGATGAAATTGGTCAGTTGGCTGGAGTTCTCAATGAAGTGGCGAGTGAGACTCGGCAAAGACAACAACACATCGAAACACGCAACCAACAGCTTGAAGACTTGATCTGTGCTCTATCCCACGATATCCGTACCCCTTTACTGGCTACCCGCAACACGATACAAAGTATGCTAAAAGGGGCGTTTGGGTCTATAAATTGCACTTGGAGAGAAATTTTTGAAGAATACTATCAAAGCAATGAAGATCTCCTTAAGCTAGTGGAAACAATTTTAGACGTTTCTCGTTATGAAACTGCCCGTGGCGCTTATCTAAACCACGATCCTCTTGATTGGAAAAGGGTTTTTGCGAAAGTTATGGCTCAAGTCAAAGCGACTTCCAAACGTGAGTTTGCTCTTACCCATAAAATTGCGCCATCTCTGCCAACTGTTTATGGTGATGAGGTAGAAATACGACGGGTTCTGCAAAATTTGCTTGACAACGCTATACGAGTCAGCAACCCAAACAAAGAAATTGTCCTTGAAGTAGCATCTCTTGGTCAAAACAGAGTTCTAATTTCCGTGAGCGATCCCGGACCGGGAATTGCACCACAGGAACAAGAGCGGCTGTTTCACCGCTTTACTCAAGGACGGGGGCGATGTGGAAAAGCAGGGCTTGGTCTGTATTTGTGCCGTCAAATTGTTGAGGCTCATGGAGGCAATATTGGTGTCAAAAGTACTCTCGGAGTGGGAAGTACTTTCTGGTTTACACTCCCTGTTTCCATTGCTCGGGATGAGTGTCAAGAGCGTAAACTGACACATCTCCAGACATAA
- a CDS encoding response regulator, with protein sequence MIAESSENKTVRILLVDDHALIRRGMKGQFSLESGFSVVGEAGDGAEAIELAARLQPDVVLMDIDLPVMDGITATQQIKSDRSAIRILALSAFDSDTQVMGMLAAGADGYCLKSIEWEQLVAVIQLIMQGGAYLAPEIAQKVGRMLKPNVASPEIPASEVNSPPILSNREREILKLIAKGYSNQEIAAELYLSLGTVKSYVRMILNKLSVDDRVQAAALAVREGLI encoded by the coding sequence ATGATTGCTGAAAGTAGTGAAAACAAAACAGTACGAATTTTACTAGTTGACGATCATGCTTTGATACGGCGAGGTATGAAAGGTCAATTTTCATTAGAATCTGGCTTTAGTGTAGTTGGAGAAGCAGGCGATGGAGCAGAAGCTATTGAATTAGCCGCACGATTACAGCCAGATGTCGTTTTGATGGACATCGATCTACCAGTTATGGATGGAATTACAGCTACGCAGCAAATAAAAAGCGATCGTTCTGCCATTCGCATTCTTGCCTTGAGTGCATTTGATAGCGATACTCAGGTAATGGGAATGCTAGCAGCAGGTGCAGATGGTTACTGCTTGAAGAGTATTGAATGGGAACAACTCGTTGCTGTCATTCAATTGATAATGCAGGGGGGAGCATATTTAGCTCCTGAAATAGCGCAAAAGGTTGGTCGAATGCTCAAGCCTAATGTTGCATCTCCAGAGATTCCTGCATCTGAAGTGAATTCGCCACCTATTTTAAGCAATCGCGAGCGCGAGATTTTGAAGTTGATTGCCAAAGGATACTCCAACCAAGAAATTGCTGCCGAACTCTACCTTTCACTGGGAACCGTCAAATCTTACGTTCGCATGATTCTTAACAAATTAAGTGTAGACGATCGCGTTCAAGCAGCAGCCTTAGCCGTGCGTGAAGGATTAATTTAA
- a CDS encoding WecB/TagA/CpsF family glycosyltransferase produces MVNKVSFLNTRFDCMSSEEAIELLLTRLLKRQGGRVYYANAHTMVTAVNNSALALALERSDLLLADGSGVRWGSSLLGTPLVHNLNGTDLVPALCKNGAAKGLSIYLLGAKPGVAQDAATNLKTAFPGLAIAGTQDGYFPENETQQVLEAIRFARPHLLLVAMGVPLQEIWIDRYANQLPGITCMGVGGLFDFVAERVTRAPSSIRAIGMEWLWRVAMEPNRLWRRYFIGNFIFLSLLLRYAFTRSQNEQQTKPKLSAKS; encoded by the coding sequence ATGGTCAACAAAGTTAGTTTTCTTAACACCCGTTTTGACTGTATGTCCTCAGAAGAAGCAATTGAGTTGTTATTAACACGCTTATTAAAGCGACAGGGTGGTCGCGTATATTATGCTAATGCTCACACAATGGTAACCGCTGTAAACAACTCAGCATTAGCGTTAGCATTAGAACGCAGTGACTTATTGCTAGCAGATGGGAGTGGAGTTCGCTGGGGTAGTTCTTTGTTAGGTACACCTTTAGTTCACAACCTCAATGGCACTGACTTAGTTCCAGCTTTATGCAAGAATGGTGCAGCAAAAGGTTTATCAATTTACCTTTTAGGTGCCAAACCCGGTGTTGCACAAGACGCAGCCACCAATTTAAAGACAGCTTTTCCCGGATTAGCGATCGCAGGAACGCAAGATGGCTACTTCCCAGAAAATGAAACGCAACAAGTTTTAGAGGCTATTCGATTTGCAAGACCGCACTTATTATTAGTAGCAATGGGCGTACCCCTACAAGAAATTTGGATAGATCGGTATGCCAATCAACTGCCTGGTATCACTTGTATGGGTGTAGGAGGGCTGTTTGATTTTGTAGCAGAACGCGTAACCCGCGCCCCCTCTTCCATCCGTGCGATCGGTATGGAGTGGTTGTGGCGAGTAGCCATGGAACCGAATCGCTTGTGGCGGCGTTACTTCATAGGCAACTTTATTTTCTTAAGTTTACTACTGCGCTATGCTTTTACCCGGTCTCAAAACGAACAACAGACAAAACCAAAATTATCGGCAAAATCATAG
- a CDS encoding STAS domain-containing protein has protein sequence MTFTQEYQINVLQPQGCLNLHQGEILREKLASLAPQPYHLWVIDLAQVDFMDSSGLGALVDGLSTTRAQGCRLVICNLQPAIRMIFELTQLDSQFEIFENYDAIKTTVNASPTTL, from the coding sequence ATGACCTTCACACAAGAATATCAAATCAATGTACTTCAGCCTCAAGGATGCTTAAATTTGCATCAAGGTGAAATTTTGCGAGAAAAACTTGCTAGCTTAGCCCCTCAGCCCTACCATCTTTGGGTCATTGATTTAGCCCAAGTAGACTTTATGGATAGTTCTGGATTGGGCGCTTTAGTAGATGGGCTTTCTACTACACGTGCTCAAGGCTGTCGCCTTGTCATTTGCAACTTGCAACCAGCTATTCGGATGATTTTTGAGCTCACTCAACTAGATTCACAGTTTGAAATTTTTGAAAATTACGACGCTATTAAGACTACGGTTAACGCTAGCCCAACAACACTGTAA
- a CDS encoding sugar transferase produces the protein MSNLSTSHDIQTNIQTSVLKLTNITGFAELSVHHSVSSKAKRFIDILGAIVGLSITAVLAIPIAIAIQLDNPGPIFYSQIRCGLNGRSFKIWKFRSMVVRAEELKHLVHNEVKGHYIFKNANDPRITRVGAFLRRTSLDELPQFWNVLLGEMSLVGTRPPTPDEVMHYSMHHWQRLNVKPGMTGEWQANGRSSIKDFEDIVRMDLNYQQQWSIAYDLGLILKTLKIVFQKSGAY, from the coding sequence ATGTCTAATCTCTCCACTTCTCACGACATTCAGACAAACATTCAGACATCAGTTCTAAAACTGACAAACATAACAGGATTTGCTGAGCTTTCCGTTCATCATTCTGTATCAAGCAAAGCAAAACGCTTTATTGACATTTTAGGTGCCATTGTTGGTCTGAGCATTACCGCAGTTTTGGCAATTCCCATTGCTATAGCCATTCAGCTAGATAATCCCGGTCCTATCTTCTACAGTCAAATTCGCTGTGGCTTAAATGGTCGTTCCTTCAAAATCTGGAAATTCCGTTCCATGGTTGTAAGAGCCGAAGAATTAAAACATCTCGTTCATAACGAAGTTAAAGGTCATTACATTTTTAAGAATGCAAACGATCCGCGCATTACCCGCGTAGGAGCATTTCTCCGTCGTACTAGCTTGGATGAACTCCCTCAATTCTGGAATGTGCTCTTAGGAGAAATGAGCCTAGTTGGAACTCGTCCTCCCACTCCCGATGAAGTGATGCACTACTCAATGCATCACTGGCAAAGGTTAAACGTCAAACCTGGAATGACTGGTGAATGGCAAGCTAATGGACGTTCCAGTATTAAAGATTTTGAAGATATTGTTCGCATGGATTTAAACTACCAACAACAGTGGTCGATCGCCTACGATCTTGGTTTAATTTTGAAAACTCTCAAGATTGTTTTTCAGAAAAGTGGTGCATATTAA
- a CDS encoding glycosyltransferase family 9 protein has protein sequence MLQENRLSKHLPIAQIAIVRSLPGLGDLLCAVPAMRAIRFAFPQAKITLIGLVWAQNFVKRFSHYLDDFLEFPGYPGIPEVVPPVHKIPQFFANVQQQDFDLALQMHGSGIVSNSFTVLLGARMNAGFYQPGQYCPDPNYFLPYPTDQPEVWRHLCLMEYLGIPLQGDNLEFPLQQEDFSALQQIEATQALKKGDYVCIHPGASVPERRWSKELFAAIGDAIAARGFQVVLTGTPPETSLTQSIAGMMQTKPIDLAGHTSLGAMAALLSQAALLVCNDTGVSHLAAALQVKSVVIFSNSDPNRWAPLNRDRHRILIASSLSPTLHSPLPTLETVMAQVDELLPKGVLNATR, from the coding sequence GTGTTACAAGAAAATCGCCTTAGCAAGCATTTACCCATTGCTCAAATAGCCATCGTGCGATCGCTTCCCGGCTTGGGTGATTTACTATGTGCTGTACCTGCTATGAGAGCAATAAGATTTGCTTTCCCACAGGCTAAAATTACCTTAATTGGTCTTGTATGGGCGCAAAACTTTGTCAAGCGGTTCAGCCATTACCTAGATGATTTTTTGGAATTTCCCGGTTATCCTGGAATTCCGGAAGTTGTACCGCCAGTTCACAAAATACCGCAGTTTTTTGCTAACGTGCAGCAGCAAGACTTTGACTTGGCATTGCAAATGCACGGTAGCGGTATTGTTAGCAATTCCTTCACGGTCTTACTGGGTGCTCGCATGAATGCTGGTTTTTACCAGCCCGGACAATACTGTCCGGACCCTAATTATTTTTTGCCTTACCCTACAGACCAACCAGAGGTATGGCGTCATCTGTGTTTAATGGAATATTTGGGAATTCCATTGCAGGGAGACAATTTAGAGTTTCCTCTACAGCAAGAAGATTTTTCAGCTTTACAGCAAATAGAGGCTACCCAAGCCCTGAAAAAAGGTGATTATGTCTGCATTCATCCAGGTGCAAGCGTACCAGAAAGACGCTGGTCAAAAGAATTGTTTGCAGCTATTGGCGATGCCATTGCTGCGCGTGGTTTTCAGGTTGTATTGACGGGTACGCCACCCGAGACAAGTTTAACACAGTCAATTGCAGGAATGATGCAGACCAAACCAATTGATTTGGCAGGGCACACCAGCTTGGGTGCAATGGCAGCCCTTTTAAGTCAAGCAGCTTTATTAGTTTGTAACGATACTGGTGTCTCTCATTTAGCAGCAGCTTTGCAAGTTAAGAGTGTTGTCATTTTCTCCAACTCAGATCCCAATCGTTGGGCTCCACTCAATCGCGATCGCCATCGTATTCTCATAGCCTCTTCTTTATCTCCAACGCTCCACTCCCCACTCCCTACTCTCGAAACGGTTATGGCTCAAGTAGACGAACTATTGCCCAAGGGAGTCTTAAATGCTACTAGATAA
- a CDS encoding glycosyltransferase family 9 protein, which translates to MLLDNWQTVQNILVIHTGSNHNQTQILPTLKSLRQLQPNSFITLIESSHKINSYSSWVDEVFIHEEIGTKFVNPEHELALISKLSQRRFDAAVICTELGESPYSLAYICYLAGIPIRIGRSQEFGGSVLSKCIIHNS; encoded by the coding sequence ATGCTACTAGATAACTGGCAGACCGTACAGAATATTCTTGTTATACATACAGGGAGCAACCACAATCAAACACAAATTCTTCCAACACTAAAAAGCTTACGTCAATTGCAACCCAATTCATTTATCACTTTGATAGAGTCTTCACACAAAATAAATTCATATTCCTCTTGGGTAGATGAGGTATTTATTCATGAAGAAATCGGCACAAAGTTCGTCAACCCCGAACATGAATTAGCTCTCATTTCTAAACTTAGCCAGCGCAGGTTTGATGCTGCTGTCATTTGTACAGAGCTAGGAGAGTCACCCTATTCTTTAGCTTATATTTGCTATTTAGCAGGAATTCCAATACGTATTGGTCGCTCCCAAGAATTTGGTGGTAGCGTTCTTTCTAAATGCATAATTCATAATTCATAA
- a CDS encoding glycosyltransferase, which translates to MRILTWHVHGSYLYYLTQSSHEFYLPVKPDRPEGYGGRLGGLPWSDNVHDIPASEVKNLKIDCILFQSRKNYLEDQYEILSESQRQLPKIYLEHDPPREHPTDTRHIVNDPNVLLVHVTHFNQLMWDSGQTPTCIIEHGVTIPDDVCYTGELERGLVVVNGLRSRGRRLGVDVFERVRQEIPLDLVGMGAEKLDGLGEIPHHQLPAFASRYRFFFNPIRYTSLGLAVCEAMMVGLPIIGLATTEMTTVVENGVSGYISTDVEKLIHQMKHLLDNRTQAQKLSQGARETAQQRFNIKRFVRDWDKVFKLSRSAEIITSL; encoded by the coding sequence ATGCGTATTTTAACTTGGCACGTGCATGGTAGTTATCTGTACTACCTAACTCAAAGTTCCCATGAGTTTTATTTACCCGTCAAACCCGATCGCCCAGAAGGATATGGTGGTCGTCTTGGAGGCTTACCTTGGTCAGATAACGTTCATGATATACCTGCTTCGGAAGTCAAAAATCTTAAAATAGACTGTATTTTGTTTCAATCACGCAAAAACTACCTCGAAGACCAATACGAAATACTCTCCGAGTCACAACGACAACTTCCAAAAATTTATTTGGAACACGATCCCCCACGAGAACACCCAACAGATACCCGCCATATTGTAAACGATCCAAATGTTTTACTGGTTCATGTAACTCACTTTAACCAACTGATGTGGGATAGCGGTCAAACGCCTACTTGTATCATTGAACATGGGGTAACTATACCGGATGATGTTTGTTACACGGGTGAATTAGAACGGGGATTAGTCGTTGTCAATGGATTGCGATCGCGCGGTCGTCGTTTGGGTGTCGATGTCTTTGAACGCGTTCGCCAAGAAATCCCTCTAGATTTAGTTGGTATGGGTGCAGAAAAACTGGATGGACTTGGTGAGATACCGCACCATCAACTACCAGCATTTGCTTCGCGCTACCGCTTCTTTTTTAATCCCATTCGCTACACTAGCTTGGGGCTTGCTGTCTGTGAAGCAATGATGGTGGGATTGCCAATTATTGGGTTAGCAACCACAGAAATGACAACAGTTGTAGAAAACGGAGTTTCTGGTTACATCAGCACTGATGTAGAAAAGCTAATTCATCAAATGAAGCATCTTTTAGATAACAGAACACAGGCGCAAAAACTGAGCCAAGGAGCGAGAGAAACAGCACAACAACGCTTTAATATTAAGAGATTTGTTCGGGACTGGGACAAAGTTTTTAAATTAAGTAGGTCAGCAGAAATAATCACAAGTTTGTAG